TGCGATAAACTAAGTCCTTTTACTTTTAATAGCCAGGATTATGATTGTGCCATGCCTTTTTTCGATGAAAAACATCAAACTCTTTATTATTGTTCCAATAAACCCGGAGGTTTTGGTTCGTGGGATATTTACTCCAGTAATTACAATAATGGAAAATGGAACGAACCTGTAAATTTAGGAGATCAGGTAAATACACCCTTTACGGATATTTTTCCACAAATTAGTGATTATGGATTGTTGTTTTCCACCAATGGTCGCATAGGAGCCGGAGGTTTTGATAATTACCTTTTTTCATTCAAAGACAAAATAGCTCACAACCTTGCAGTTTTTAACAGTCCTGAAGACGATTTTTGTCTGCAGGAAATAAATAATACAAGCATAGGTATTCAAAATGGACAATTGGTAGATTATCAGTTATCCGTTAAAAATTTCTTGTCGGATATTAAAAAACAGGAAGCTGAATTGATTGCTTTTCTATATCCTGAAAGGCTTGAGGCAGCCAAAAGATCAAAAGTTAGACAGGACTCTTTGCAGAATGTTGCAAAGCAAATAAAACTAAGGAAAGAAAAAGAAGAATACGAAAAAAAGCTGGTTCAGTGGAACTCGCTTAAGAATCTTTACTACGAAATTGAACAGACAAATATAAAGCAGTGGCAAAAGCCAAGAATTGATTCAATAATTCAAACAATTTCCGATTTACAGGTCAAGCAGGTATATCTTATTGCTTATGCTGATGGTTTTGGGACTTCTTTATTCAATCGGTCAATTGCCTCTAAACGTGCTTTTTCTATGATGGATTATCTTGCCAGCCATGAGAATTTAAAAGGAGTGAGTTTTATTCCTGTAATCATGGGTGAAACATTGTCTACTCCTGATAAATCAGACTGTAAAACAAGAAAGGTAGAGTTTAAAATTGCTAGAGAAGCATTCTCAGCTAAAGGATTGCTCGCAGTTTTATCGCAAGAAGAGCCAGATTCGATATTATCTCAAAATTATCAGTCAACAGATTTACCCCAATCAAACAAACTTAAATACCAGAAAGTAAGGGCATGGCATAAGGTGCTTGCTGGCGAAACAATAGGAGAAATTAGTCTGAAATACAATTGCCCGATTCAAAGAATTGAACAAATGAATAATATTAATGACGGCATTATTATGCTGAATGAGTATTTGTTTATTCCAGAAGAAAATATAACAAACTTAACTAAGAACAATAACTAAATCCTAAGATATGAGACGATTTTACTTTTTAATGTTCGTAATTTACTTCCTTTCTCATTTTAGTGCTTCGGCACAGGAAGGTGGAGTAAGTATAGGGAAAGGGCAAAATGCTGCTCATCCTAATGCTATTTTGGAACTTTTTTCTGAAGATAAAGGACTCCTTATTCCACGCATAAGTACAATACAACGAATTAATATGTTCGCTAGCGAAGACTTTGATGCTAAAGGTATGATGGTTTTCGATAATGATAAGAATAAATTCTATTTCTGGAGTGGAAGCTCCTGGATTATAATAGGAGAAGAATTTAGATTGACAGAAGACGATATAGATGCTTTTGTGTCCAATAACGGTTATCAGTTAAGTGCCGATGATGGAGATACTGATGCTGCTAATGAAATTCAGGATTTGAATATGCAAGGTCATATTCTTAGCATTACTCAAAATGGTGAGGCTACTGCTATTGATTTTAGTAAATACCTGGAGACAGAAAGTATTTTGGCTAATACCAAGGCTATTGATGCAGAGAAATTAAGAGCCATAGCAGCAGAAAAAGCCAATGCAGATGCCATATCAGCAGAAGCGACAAGAGCAACAGGAGCCGAGACAACACTTCAAGCAAATATTGCATCAGAAGCAGCAACAGCCAGAGCCGCAGAAAAAGCCAATGCAGATGCCATATCAGCAGAAGCGACAAGAGCCACAGGAGCTGAGACAAAACTTCAAGCAAATATTGAAGCAGAAGCAACAACAGCGAGAGCCGCAGAAAAAGCCAATGCAGATGCCATATCAGCCGAAGCGATACGAGCCACAGGAGCCGAGACAACCCTTCAAGCAAATATTGAAGCCGAAGCAACAACAGCCAGAGCCGCAGAAAAAGCCAATGCAGATGCCATATCAGCCGAAGCGATACGAGCCACAGGAGCCGAGACAACCCTTCAAGCAAATATTGAAGCCGAAGCAACAACAGCAAGAGCTGCAGAAAAAGCCAATGCAGATGCCATATCAGCAGAAGCGACAAGAGCCACAGGAGCCGAGACAACACTTCAAGCAAATATTGAAGCCGAAGCAACAACAGCCAGAGCCGCAGAAAAAGCCAATGCAGATGCCATAACAGCCGAAGCGATACGAGCCACAGGAGCCGAGACAACCCTTCAAGCAAATATTGAAGCCGAAGCAACAACAGCCAGAGCCGCAGAAAAAGCCAATGCAGATGCCATATCAGCCGAAGCGATACGAGCCACAGGAGCCGAGACAACCCTTCAAGCAAATATTGAAGCAGAAGCAACAACAGCCAGAGCCGCAGAAAAAGCCAATGCAGATGCCATATCAGCAGAAGCGACAAGAGCAACAGGAGCTGAGACAACACTTCAAGCAAATATTGCATCAGAAGCAGCAACAGCCAGAGCCGCAGAAAAAGCCAATGCAGATGCCATATCAGCAGAAGCAGCCAGAGCAACTTTAGCAGAAACAACCCTTCAAGCAAATATTGAAGCCGAAGCAACAACAGCCAGAGCCGCAGAAAAAGCCAATGCAGATGCCATATCAGCCGAAGCGATACGAGCCACAGGAGCCGAGACAACGTAACCATCCGACCAAGCCCATCTTTTCTTTCATTTTTCGATAATTTAATTTTGGAGCATGACAAAAGAAGAAATCATGTTTAAGGAGGTTGAGTTGTATTTGGAGAGCGATTTAAATCAGTATGAATTTTCGAAGGGAAAAGATTATACCCGACACGGATTACAGTATTGGCTGAAAAAATACCGTTTGCAAAATCCAAGTGAGGGATCCTGTCAATCTGAAGGGCATTTTCAAGAGATCAATTTATCGGATGGCAAAAAACAGGCTGAAAAAGTTATGGAAATCACGACAAAATCGGGAACTCAAATTATAATTTACGAGTAGATGATTGCAATTTCAACCAACACAAAAATATTTGTCTACAGTCAGCCTTGTGATATGCGCAAGGGCTTCGATGGCTTATCGGGTCTGGTACAAAACAGGATGCAATTGGATCCTATGAATGGATACCTTTTTGTGTTTTTTAATAAAAACAGGACTCATGTAAAGATATTATCCTGGGATAGCGATGGATTTTGTATTTATTACAAACGTTTGGAAAAAGGCACTTTTAAGCGACCAACAGCACGAATTGATACTCCTAATTTTGAGTTAACTAATGAAGAATTATTCATGATTTTACAGGGAATTGATTTTGAAAAATGCAAGAAACGTAGAAGATATTTATCTACAAATTTTGTTGATTAAAATTCTATGAATAATCAGGTTTTTAGAAGGCTTTGATGTATTTTAACATCATGAGTTTAAAGCTGGAAAATAAGAACAAAGATGAACTTTTGGAGTTAATTCAAAAGCAAAATTTGTTGATTCAGGAAAATGAACAGATCATTACCAGCCAACAAAACTATATCAAACAATTACAGCGCATTGCATTTGGTAGTAAAAGTGAACGTTTTGCAAAAGGTTCTGTTGACGAAAATCAATTAAGCCTATCTTTCGAAGAACTTGCCCAAAAAGATAAAGATATAAAGGATGAAACCGTAAAGGAAAAGATCAGTTATACCCGTAAAAAAGCCAGCAATCATAAAGGAAGAAACAAATTGCCGGAACATTTGCCTGTGCGTGAAATCATCATTAATCCGGAAGAAAATATAAATGGCTTAAAGAAAATTGGCGAGGAAAGAACCGAGATTTTAGAATATACACCAGGTAAGTTTTTCAAGTTGGTTTTAATTCGTCCAAAATACGAAAAAGAAAATCAGGAAGGTGTCTTAATTGCTAATATGCCCTCACGTCCCATTGAAAAATGTTTGGCCGGAAATGCCCTTTTATCTTCTATTTTGATTAATAAATATGTGGATCATCTGCCATTGTATCGTCAACGCCAGATTTTCAAACGAGCTGATATCGAAATTGCTCCATCAACTATCGATTCATGGGTACAGCAGTTGGGTGATCTGTTAAATCCGCTGTATGAAGCCATGGTAAATACTGTTAAAAATGATGGTTACCTGCAGGCTGATGAAACGCCAACCCGGGTTTTAGATAAACAGAAAAAAGGCAAAACCCATCGTGGATTTTATTGGGTTTATCATTCGCCGCTAAAACGGATGGTTGTTTTCGATTATCAAAAGAGGCGAAATAAGGATGCTCCCCGAAAAATATTGAATGAATTTGCCGGATATTTGCAAACCGACGGATATAAAGTTTACGATCAGTATAAAAATAAAAAAGAAGTTACCCATTTGGCCTGTTGGGCTCATGCCCGCCGATATTTTGAAAAAGCACTGGATCAAGATCAAACCAGAGCCGAATTTGCAATGCTCCAAATTCAAAAGATATATGCCATTGAAAGAGAAATATCAGATTTATCTGCTGATCAGAAAAAAGCTGTTCGCCTGGAAAAATCGCTTCCGGTTTTGAATAATTTTGGAAAATGGATTTGTAATGAAAGCAAGTTGGTACTTCCCAAAAGTCCCATTGGAAAGGCATTTTTATATGCCATTAATTTATGGGATAGTCTGCTGGCATATCTATATAACGGAGAATTGTTGATCGATAACAATCCTATTGAAAACAGTATTCGTCCCAATGCACTTGGTCGCAAAAATTACCTGTTTGCAGGATCGCATGAAGGTGCAAAAAGAACAGCTATGTTCTATACATTCTTTGGAACCTGTAAAATGCACAATGTAGATCCTCAAAAATGGCTCAATTCAGTACTTGAACAAATTGCAGATCATAAAGTGAATAAATTGTATGAGCTATTTCCTCAGAATTTAATGTAGTTGGCCGGATGGGTACGAGACAACACTTCAAGCAAATATTGAAGCCGAAGCAACAACAGCCAGAGCCGCAGAAAAAGCCAATGCAGATGCCATATCAGCAGAAGCGACAAGAGCAACAGGAGCTGAGACAACACTTCAAGCAAATATTGAAGCCGAAGCAACAACAGCCAGAGCTGCAGAAAAAGCCAATGCAGATGCCATATCAGCAGAAGCAGCCAGAGCAACTTTAGCAGAAACAACCCTTCAAGCAAATATTGAAGCCGAAGCAACAACAGCCAGAGCCGCAGAAAAAGCCAATGCAGATGCCATATCAGCCGAAGCGATACGAGCCACAGGAGCCGAGACAACACTTCAAGCAAATATTGAAGCCGAAGCAACAACAGCCAGAGCCGCAGAAAAAGCCAATGCAGATGCCATATCAGCAGAAGCAGCCAGAGCAACTTTAGCAGAAACAACACTTCAAGCAAATATTGAAGCCGAAGCAACAACAGCAAGAGCTGCAGAAAAAGCCAATGCAGATGCCATATCAGCAGAAGCGACAAGAGCCACAGGAGCCGAGACAACACTTCAAGCAAATATTGAAGCCGAAGCAACAACAGCCAGAGCCGCAGAAAAAGCCAATGCAGATGCCATATCAGCTGAAGCGACAAGAGCCACAGGAGCCGAGACAACCCTTCAAGCAAATATTGAAGCCGAAGCAACAACAGCAAGAGCTGCAGAAAAAGCCAATGCAGATGCCATATCAGCAGAAGCGACAAGAGCCACAGGAGCCGAGACAACACTTCAAGCAAATATTGAAGCCGAAGCAACAACAGCCAGAGCCGCAGAAAAAGCCAATGCAGATGCCATATCAGCTGAAGCGACAAGAGCCACAGGAGCCGAGACAACCCTTCAAGCAAATATTGAAGCCGAAGCAACAACAGCCAGAGCAGCAGAAAAAGCCAATGCAGATGCGATATCAGATGAAACAACAAGAGCCAAAGGAGCTGAGACAACACTTCAAGCAAATATTGAAGCCGAAGCAACAACAGCCAGAGCTGCAGAAAAAGCCAATGCAGATGCCATATCAGCAGAAGCAGCCAGAGCAACTTTAGCAGAAACAACCCTTCAAGCAAATATTGAAGCCGAAGCAACAACAGCGAGAGCCGCAGAAAAAGATAATGCAGATGCCATATCAGCAGAAGCGACAAGAGCCACAGGAGCTGAGACAAAACTTCAAGCAAATATTGAAGCAGAAGCAACAACAGCGAGAGCCGCAGAAAAAGCCAATGCAGATGCCATATCAGCTGAAGCGACAAGAGCCACAGGAGCTGAGACAACACTTCAAGCAAATATTGAAGCCGAAGCAACAACAGCCAGAGCCGCAGAAAAAGCCAATGCAGATGCGATATCAGATGAAACAACAAGAGCCAAAGGAGCCGAGACAACACTTCAAGCAAATATTGAAGCCGAAGCAACAACAGCCAGAGCAGCAGAAAAAGCCAATGCAGATGCCATATCAGCAGAAGCAGCACGAGCAGCTTTAGCAGAAACGGCACTTCAAACAAATATTGAAGCAGAAGCAACAACAGCGAGAGCCGCAGAAAAAGCCAATGCAGATGCCATATCAGCAGAAGCGACAAGAGCTTCAGATGCAGAATCAGCTTTGACTACTGCCATCACAGCCATTAACACCTTGGCAGGTGGAAAAATCTACCTGGGAAATGCGAGTAATGTAGCAACAGAAGTAAGTTTAACAGGAGATGTTACCATTGATAATTCAGGAGTAAGTACCATTGGAACAAGTAAAGTTATTAGTTCTATGATCAGTGATGAAACAATTGTAGCAGCAGATATTAAAGAAGGAGCCGTAACAACTTCAGAAATTTTGAATGGAACAATACTTGATGAAGATGTAAATTCAAGTGCAGCAATTGCAGGAACAAAAATAGATCCGGATTTTGGATCTCAAAATATTAGTACATCTGGAAATGTTTCAGTCGGTGGAAATTTAGGAGTGAATGGAGCTTCAAGTCTTAATAGTACTCTTAATGTATCCGGAATTAGTACATTCACAAATAATACTGCATCTAACACAAAAAATACTGGAGCCATAGTTGTAGCAGGAGGAGTAGGTGTTGGTGAAAATCTAAATGTTGGAGGTTATCTGGCAACATCGGGAAACATATCAACGGGTTCTAATTTAATAGTAACAGGAAATGCTAGTTTAAATAGTAATTTAGCTGTTGCAGGGAATACCACATTTACATCAAATGTAACTTTCCAGAATTCTTCACCAAGCATTGCTCCTTTAACGGCTGATGCTCCCGTATTTACGAATAGTTTCAATAAGTTGGTATCAAGAGCAACTACAGGAAGTGGAAGTGTTGTTTTAGCAGAATCACCTGCTTTAACAGGAACTCCAACAGCTCCTACAGCCTCTGCTGGAACTAACACTACACAAATCGCAACTACAGCATTTGTGACTGCCGTTAATGTTACGCAACAAAATAATATCGATGCTCTTCAAGCCGATGTGAATCAGAATGAATCAGATAGTGATGCAGCCGATGCAGCTCAAACTACAGCATTAAAAGCTTATGCCGATGCAGCAGAATCAGATGCAGTTTCATCAGCAAATACTTATACCGATGGAAGAGAAACAGCTATAACAACAGCTTATAAAGCTTATGCAGACGCGGCAGAATCAGATGCGAATACACATTCAGATGATGCAGATACAGCTCAAACTACAACATTAAAAGCTTATGCCGATGCAGCCGAAACAGATGCAGTTTCATCAGCAAACACTTATACCGATGGAAGAGAAACAGCTATAACCACAGCTTATAAAGCTTACGCAGATACAGCAGAATCGGATGCAATTTCAGCATCGAATACACATTCAGATGATGCAGATGCAACTCAAACTACAACATTAAAAGCTTATGCCGATGCAGCCGAAACAGATGCAGTTTCATCAGCAAACACTTATACCGATGGAAGAGAAACAGCTATAACAATAGCTTATAAAGCATATGCTGATACTGCAGAATCGGATGCAATTTCAGCATCGAATACACATTCAGATGATGCAGATGCAACTCAAACTACAACATTAAAAGCTTATGCCGATGCAGCAGAATCAGATGCAGTTTCATCAGCAAATACTTATACCGATGGAAGAGAAACAGCTATAACAACAGCTTATAAAGCTTATGCAGATCGCGATGCAGAATCAGATGCGAATACACATTCAGATGATGCAGATACAGCTCAAACTACAACATTAAAAGCTTATGCCGATGCAGCCGAAACAGATGCAGTTTCATCAGCAAACACTTATACCGATGGAGAGAAACAGACCACACAGCTTACGCAGATACAGCAGAATCGGATGCAATTTCAGCATCGAATACACATTATGATGCAATGCAACTCAAACTACAACATTAAAAGCTTATGCCGATGCAGCCGAAACAGATGCAGTTTCATCAGCAAACACTTATACCGATGGAAGAGAAACAGCTATAACCACAGCTTATAAAGCTTACGCAGATACAGCAGAATCGGATGCAATTTCAGCATCGAATACACATTCAGATGATGCAGATGCAACTCAAACTACAACATTAAAAGCTTATGCCGATGCAGCCGAAACAGATGCAGTTTCATCAGCAAACACTTATACCGATGGAAGAGAAACAGCTATAACAATAGCTTATAAAGCTTACGCAGATACAGCAGAATCGGATGCAATTTCAGCATCGAATACACATTCAGATGATGCAGATGCAACTCAAACTACAACATTAAAAGCTTATGCAGATACAGCAGAATCAGATGCGGTTTCAGCAGCGAATACACATTCAGATGATGCAGATGCAACTCAAACTACAACATTAAAAGCTTATGCCGATGCAGCCGAAACAGATGCAGTTTCATCAGCAAACACTTATACCGATGGCAGAGAAACAGCTATAACCACAGCTTATAAAGCATATGCAGATGCAGCAGAATCAGATGCGATTTCAGCAGCCGCAGCTGATGCAACAACAAAAGCAAATGCAGCACTAGCCGCAGCAGGTGTATTAGTTACAGCAGAAGAAACAAGCAGAATAAATGCTGATTTATTAAAAGCAAACATAGCATCACCAACATTCACAGGAACACCAGCTGCTCCAACCGCAACAGCAGGTACGAATACAACACAGTTAGCAACAACAGCTTTTGTCGGGAATGCGATAGCTGCAGCGGTTAGAGAAGTAGCGGATGAGTTTACGGCAACAGCAGCTCAAACCTCTTTTACCTTATCACAGATACCATCAGTTAACAGTAAAGTGAAGATGTATGTTAATGGTATTAGAATTAGTAATACTGCTTATAGTACAAGTGGAACTACACTAACCTATGTGCCGGCAAATAATGGGGGGTATGCTCTGACAGCCGGAGATAGAATTCAAATGGATTTTTATTATTGATATGATATTTAATATCTAATTCACACACACAGTAAGATGATTAAAAATACTCAACGCTAGTGATTTTACTTGCCATAGCTTGTCACTTGTCACTTGCCACTTGAAGCTAATTTTAAACAGATGAATCGAGCATGAAAATCTCATTATCTAATATACATACAGCAAGATAATTAAAATAATCTAAAAAAGATGAGAAAACTTTACTCTACCTTATTACTATTCATTATAGGATTAATGTCTCCGAATTTTGTCGTAGCCAGTAATTATGACATTGAACATTTGGTGTTTATTGATAAATCGTTACCCGATTATAAAATATTGGAGTCAAGTATTAATCTACAAGCTTCAGCAATCATTTTAATTGACCCTGAGAACTATGAAGGGGTTCTGAAAATAACAGAGGAAATTCAAAAGTATGATGAGTTACAATCGATTCATATTGTAGAACACGCAAAGCCTGCAGAGATCATTTTGGGGGCTGATAGTTTTTGGAAGGATGACCTGTACATGATTCAAAAAGAATTAAATTCCTGGAAGAGTCATTTAACTGCAGGTGCTGATCTGTTTTTGTATGGATGTTCTTTAGCCGATACAGAGCAAGGGAAAGAGACAGTTGATTTAATGGCTTCGCTAACTGGAATGGATGTGATAGCTTCAACCAACTTAACTGGACACTCTTCTTTGAATGGCGACTGGAAGCTTGAATATAAGACCGGCACAATTGTGTCACCTATCGCTTTTTCAACGGAAATAAAAAATTACAAACATACTTTACAATCCTTGAATTATTCAGATTTAAGAACTTTTGAAGAGATAAATGAGGGAACTTCGAGTTATTATTTTGGGGATTGGACCTATCCTGACGGGACGGGACGTACGGCTTATCAATCTAAAAATACGGGTAAACCAGTTTATTTATTAAGTAAAGAATCTGGCTATTTGAATCAGGTCTATAAAGGAACTATTACAGTAAGTGCTTCCGATGACGATGATATCGGTTTTGCTTTTGGTTTTAATGGTGTAAATGATACTTATATTTGGTCGTGGGATAGTAAAGGACTTGCTATGGGAGTTAGAAGTGGTGGCGCCCATTTACTATATCATAAAACGGGTTCTGGATATTCATTCCCAGATTTAGGAACAGTAATAGCAAAAGGTCCAAACAATGATCCTTGGGTACGAGGAGTAACTTATCAGATAGAAATTTTATATACGGTTAATAGAATTAGGATTAAGGTTAATGGAGTAGAAAAATTTAATGTCACAGCTGCTGAAGCTAATGTAGAGAAGTTCCCTGCTGGAAAATTTGGTTTTTATAACTTGTCACAAGCAGGAGTAACTTTTGGGAATATGCAGAATGCACCTGCTTCCGATGATCCAGTTCCTCCAACAGCTCAGGATGATTCTTATGGAATGGCTCCTAATACAACTTTAACAGTCGATTATTTAGACGGTATTCTGAAAAACGACTACGATGCCAATCTTGATGAATTCACCATTGTTAAAATGTCTGATGTGAGTCATGGAACTTTGTCTTTAGATACTAATGATGGAAGTTTTACTTACATACCAACTACAAATTATCAGGGCGCTGATGAGTTTACCTATAAATTGGTTCAGAATGATAATGGTAGTGAATCAGCAGTTAGAACAGTCGCTTTTGGAATTATAACTAATAATCAGGCTCCAACTGATATTCAGTTATCCAATAGTTCAATAAGCGAAGGAGCTGCCAATAATACGAGCATTGGTGTCTTAACCACTACTGATACTAATAATCCTGATGATGAACATGATTATTCTTTGTCAGACAATGGAGGTGGTCGTTTTACTGTAAATGGGAACAATTTAATCGTATTGAATTCTTCTCTATTAACTCCTGGAGACTATTCAATAACGGTTCGCTCAACAGATTTAATGGGAGAATCCTATACCGAATCTTTTACAGTTTCAGTTATAGCTAATGCAAAACCTACTAGTTCCAATACCCAGGTTTCAATGAGCAGTGGTTCAACTTATTCTTTTCAGAGTAGTGATTTCTCTTTTAACGATGCCGATGGAGATACATTTGGAGGAATTAGAATTGAAACTGCTGAAACAGCTGGCGATTTAGAGTATAATGATTCTGATGTTTTTAATATGTCTGTTATTAATGATATCTCATTACTTAAGTTTAAAGCTCCTGCTAATGCTTCAGGAAACCCGTATTCAACTTTTACATTTAAAGTTGTCGATTCTAGGGGAGGAATTAGTACTTCTACTTATACAATGAGTATTGAAGTAATAAATAATCCACCTGTATTTACAGCTCCTTCAGCTGCATTCGATATTTCAAATGCAGAATACACTGGTAAAAGTATTAATGCCGTTTCAGGATTTTCCACCAAGGGCGTAACGTTTTCCAAAGGTGGAATGAAAATGTATTTGTCAGGATTATTTGATGGTAAAGTAGTCGAATATGATCTGAGTACACCGTATGATATTTTAACAGCTAATTTTGTTCAGGAAAAAGTATTATCTGGTGTTGTCGAGCGTTTTTTGGATATACAGTTAAATTCAGATGGAAGCAAATTATTTATGGCAAAGCAGTCTGGGACGGTTCAGGAGTATATTCTGTCAACGCCATATGATATTAGTACTATGAGTTTGAACTACACATTGAATGTTGTTTCGGATGATTATGGTATTTATTTTAGTAATGATGGCTTAATATTATATGTAGTTGGAGAGGATACTAAGAAGATATCTCAATACAATCTGAGCACGGCTTTTGACTTATCTACTGCGAGCAATAGTGGTAATAGTTTCACTCTTGGATCAGAGGCTTCCAATTGTATGGATGTAACATTTAGTACAAATGGAGACAAGATGTTGGTTATGAGTTCCTGGAATGGTATATGGGAATATAACCTAAGTATACCCTTTAATATTTCAACTGCGGTATTTGCGGGATCAGATAAAGGTTTTGATCCTGGTACTCAGGAAGCTGATGCCTATGGTATGGCATTTAATACTAACGGAGATAAGTTTTATATTGTAGGTGCCGATAAAAAAGTTTACCAATATGAGATTACTGCTTCTGTAGATTTTGCCGAAAACGGAACTGGTACAGTTACTGATGCAGATGCCAATGATGGCGACGGTGGTGCAGATAATTCTGGCATTACCTACAGTTTGACATCAGGTGGAGATAATGACCTGTTTAATATTAACCAGACTTCCGGAGTAATTACTTTCAAATCTGCTCCTGACTGGGAAAATCCAGGTGATTCGGATACTGACAATGTTTATGAGATTACAGTTATTGCTAATGATGGAAGTGCGAGCAATAATATAAGTAACCAGGATGTTAGTATTACTGTGACCGATGTTGAGGAAAATTATCTGGCATCAGTTACAACCCAGGCAGTTTCATCCATCTCGACTACAACTGCCACAGCTAATGGAACTATATCTGATTTGGGATTTCCAAACCCAACAGCTCATGGCGTTTGCTGGAATACAACAGGTACACCAACCATTTTGAATGGCGTGGTAAATAATGGAGCAGCTTCAGCAACGGGAGCATTTACAGCTTCTATGAGCTCTCTTT
This genomic interval from uncultured Marinifilum sp. contains the following:
- a CDS encoding DUF4347 domain-containing protein, which translates into the protein MRKLYSTLLLFIIGLMSPNFVVASNYDIEHLVFIDKSLPDYKILESSINLQASAIILIDPENYEGVLKITEEIQKYDELQSIHIVEHAKPAEIILGADSFWKDDLYMIQKELNSWKSHLTAGADLFLYGCSLADTEQGKETVDLMASLTGMDVIASTNLTGHSSLNGDWKLEYKTGTIVSPIAFSTEIKNYKHTLQSLNYSDLRTFEEINEGTSSYYFGDWTYPDGTGRTAYQSKNTGKPVYLLSKESGYLNQVYKGTITVSASDDDDIGFAFGFNGVNDTYIWSWDSKGLAMGVRSGGAHLLYHKTGSGYSFPDLGTVIAKGPNNDPWVRGVTYQIEILYTVNRIRIKVNGVEKFNVTAAEANVEKFPAGKFGFYNLSQAGVTFGNMQNAPASDDPVPPTAQDDSYGMAPNTTLTVDYLDGILKNDYDANLDEFTIVKMSDVSHGTLSLDTNDGSFTYIPTTNYQGADEFTYKLVQNDNGSESAVRTVAFGIITNNQAPTDIQLSNSSISEGAANNTSIGVLTTTDTNNPDDEHDYSLSDNGGGRFTVNGNNLIVLNSSLLTPGDYSITVRSTDLMGESYTESFTVSVIANAKPTSSNTQVSMSSGSTYSFQSSDFSFNDADGDTFGGIRIETAETAGDLEYNDSDVFNMSVINDISLLKFKAPANASGNPYSTFTFKVVDSRGGISTSTYTMSIEVINNPPVFTAPSAAFDISNAEYTGKSINAVSGFSTKGVTFSKGGMKMYLSGLFDGKVVEYDLSTPYDILTANFVQEKVLSGVVERFLDIQLNSDGSKLFMAKQSGTVQEYILSTPYDISTMSLNYTLNVVSDDYGIYFSNDGLILYVVGEDTKKISQYNLSTAFDLSTASNSGNSFTLGSEASNCMDVTFSTNGDKMLVMSSWNGIWEYNLSIPFNISTAVFAGSDKGFDPGTQEADAYGMAFNTNGDKFYIVGADKKVYQYEITASVDFAENGTGTVTDADANDGDGGADNSGITYSLTSGGDNDLFNINQTSGVITFKSAPDWENPGDSDTDNVYEITVIANDGSASNNISNQDVSITVTDVEENYLASVTTQAVSSISTTTATANGTISDLGFPNPTAHGVCWNTTGTPTILNGVVNNGAASATGAFTASMSSLSAGTLYYVRAYATNSTGTAYGEQVSFTTAKNSQTITFSALASKTYGDAPFSLTGTASSGLSVSYTSSDPSVATVSGNTVTIVGVGSTTITASQSGDASYDAATDVVQTLTVDKKAVSISNFNDMTKLYFDASFEIDAPTSNSAGAFTYSSSNTAVATVSGTTVTILSEGSTEITATQAPHSFYAGGSITATLTVNSVDVVTKQGENTRTNAAYVNKNGAVGGNTSVNKNGKQESTKSEVP